The Bdellovibrio sp. ZAP7 DNA segment GGCTCTTGGTATCGGCGGTCTTCCTAAAGGTCGTATCGTAGAAATCTACGGACCTGAATCATCTGGTAAAACAACTCTTTGCTTGTCCGTTATCGCTCAAGCTCAGAAAAAAGGTGGCGTGGTTGCATTCGTGGATGCTGAGCATGCTTTGGATATCAACTACGCTCGTAAATTGGGTGTAAACACTGAAGACATGTTGATCTCTCAACCAGACACTGGTGAGCAAGCTCTTGAGATCGTGGAAACTTTGGTTCGCTCTGGCGCAATCGACGTATTGGTTGTCGACTCCGTAGCAGCTTTGGTTCCTCGTGCAGAGATCGAAGGCGACATGGGTGATTCTCACGTAGGTCTTCAAGCTCGTTTGATGTCTCAAGCTCTTCGTAAATTGACAGCAGCTGTGAACCGTTCCAACACACTAGTTATCTTCATCAACCAACTTCGTATGAAAATCGGTGTGATGTTCGGTAACCCAGAAACAACTACGGGTGGTAACGCGTTGAAGTTCTACTCTTCTGTTCGTTTGGATGTACGCCGTGTGGGCGCGATCAAAGACGGTGAAGATGTAACTGGTAACCGTACTGCAGTTAAAGTTGTGAAAAATAAAATGGCTCCTCCGTTCACTAAAGTTGAATTCGACTTGATGTACGGTGAAGGTATTTCTGAAGAAGGTGACTTGCTAGATCTAGCAGTGACTGCAAACATGGTTGAAAAATCTGGCGCATGGTTCTCCATCAATGGTGAGCGTATGGGTCAAGGCCGTGATGCTGCTAAAAACTTCTTGAAAG contains these protein-coding regions:
- the recA gene encoding recombinase RecA, with the translated sequence MANTTVADAKAQNEKNKALELAVSSIEKQFGKGSIMRLGANDSLVKDVEAISTGALSLDLALGIGGLPKGRIVEIYGPESSGKTTLCLSVIAQAQKKGGVVAFVDAEHALDINYARKLGVNTEDMLISQPDTGEQALEIVETLVRSGAIDVLVVDSVAALVPRAEIEGDMGDSHVGLQARLMSQALRKLTAAVNRSNTLVIFINQLRMKIGVMFGNPETTTGGNALKFYSSVRLDVRRVGAIKDGEDVTGNRTAVKVVKNKMAPPFTKVEFDLMYGEGISEEGDLLDLAVTANMVEKSGAWFSINGERMGQGRDAAKNFLKAHPEYMTQLRTKILAANGIGKLLVDAEMAKDGEDHEGSEPTEMPTEDASPKKEKVKKGKH